The Elusimicrobiota bacterium genomic interval CGCGCGTGCCGCTTCAGGCCCGGCCCTCCGGCAACTCGGATTACCTGCGCGGCTACCTTAAGGTTAAAAAAGAAAAGATGGGGCATATCATCGACATGGACGAGCCTGTTCCAACGGCCTAAGATTCAATTGAGAATAGGATTGGTCGTTTCTCAATTCAACACGGAAATCACCGGGCGCCTGCTTGATTCGGCGTTGACCGTTTTAGCGGCCGATGAGCGGATCAAAATCGGACCCATTGTCCGCGTCCCCGGATCTTTTGAAATTCCGTTTGCGGCCAAAATGATGGCTAGAGGGGAACCCTCCGTTGACGCCGTCATTTGCCTGGGCGTCATCCTTCAGGGAGGAACGGATCAAAACACGCATCTTGCCCGCGCTTGCGCGATCGGGCTGCAATGGGCCCAATTGGAGACCGGCGTCCCCATGACCTTCGGCCTGATCTCAGCCCCCAGCGTTGAAGTCGCCATGGACAGAACAAGAGGGGAATTGGACCGTGGCCGTGAAGCAGCCTTGGCTGCGATTGAAATGGCCGAACTCAAACTTAAACGCCGGATGAAAACAGATTACAAGGATTTGACCGCTGAAGTCGCCCGCTCAGAGGCTTTCTTCTCGCCTTCTTAAGAAACTCCGCCTTCTGCGGCTTTTCAACGCTGCATTGACTCTTGCGTCTACTGTATACTGATTCTTATGGGTTCGCGCAGGGAAGGACGAGAAATTTGCCTTCAGTCGCTTTACCTCTGGGATAATTGCAGCATTACGCCTGAGGAAGCCTGGATCACGGCCATCTCCGCGCCCATCACCAACGGCGATGAAACGCAAGAAAAAGCCAAGCCCAAACGCCGCCCCATGCCTGACGCCGAGACCGTCGAATTCGCCAAAACGCTTTGGGAGGGCATCCTCGGCAACCGCGAAAAAATCGACGGCATCATTCAGAATTATTGTCATAACTGGAAGCTTGATCGCATGTCCGCGGTGGATCGAAATATCTTGAGGATCGGCGCTTTTGAAATCATCGGCATGCCGCAGATCCCCATCAACGTCACCATCAACGAAGCCGTGGAAATTGCCAAGTCTTATTCAACGGACGAATCCGGCCGTTTCGTCAACGGCATCCTGGATAAAATCAAACAAGAACGAAAGCCGGCTTAATTTGACGTCAGCCATGAGCGCATTAAGCGAAGAACAAGCCGCAGGGAAAATCCAAAAACTCCGCGAAGAAATCAGGCGTCACGACCGGCTTTATTACGTCTTCTCCGATCCGGAAATCTCCGACCGGGAATATGACCGGTTCATGAAAGAATTAAGCGCGCTCGAAGAAAAATTCCCGGATTTAAAAACTCCGGATTCACCCACCCAACGCGTAGGAGGCGTGCCGGCCAGCGATTTTTCCGCGGTGCGCCATCAAATCCCCATGTTGTCTCTGGACAACTGCTACTCGCTTGAGGAACTTGATGACTGGTTTGCCAGAAACGCCAAACTCTTGGGCGGCCGCCGGCCGACATTTGTCCTTGAGGCAAAAATCGACGGGGTCAGCGCTTCTTTGACGTACCAAAACGGACGCCTCATTCAGGGCGCAACGCGCGGTGACGGGGAGACCGGAGAAGACGTCACCGCCAATTTAAGGACGATCCGCAACATACCGCTTTCGTTGGCCAAGGGAAAAACGCCGTCCCTGCTTGAAGTCCGCGGCGAGGTCGTGATGAACGCCCATGACTTCAAAAAAATGAACGAATCTCAAAAAAAATCAGGGGCC includes:
- the ribH gene encoding 6,7-dimethyl-8-ribityllumazine synthase; amino-acid sequence: MRIGLVVSQFNTEITGRLLDSALTVLAADERIKIGPIVRVPGSFEIPFAAKMMARGEPSVDAVICLGVILQGGTDQNTHLARACAIGLQWAQLETGVPMTFGLISAPSVEVAMDRTRGELDRGREAALAAIEMAELKLKRRMKTDYKDLTAEVARSEAFFSPS
- the nusB gene encoding transcription antitermination factor NusB; this encodes MGSRREGREICLQSLYLWDNCSITPEEAWITAISAPITNGDETQEKAKPKRRPMPDAETVEFAKTLWEGILGNREKIDGIIQNYCHNWKLDRMSAVDRNILRIGAFEIIGMPQIPINVTINEAVEIAKSYSTDESGRFVNGILDKIKQERKPA